The stretch of DNA ACCCGagcattaagggaaacacgagttgtggctaaagtgtacaacctctgcagagtgaaaactgatatatcatcaatcgtgctcacggttaagagtggcttagaccctcacatgataattgaacttgaagatgatctaaattgatgttcttcaTTTATTGTTGATATCTtatatcttttatttatttaagggatggtatatacttacatttagttaatgcttactaaataaaacttgatcaactaaaaatgcttatcgcagtcaaaccttttcagcttttccttgattatggTGTTGCATGACATATagtttactccacttgctgagtaccaaccataactgtactcacgcttgctttattaaaaccaatgctgctcagaacaaaataattgtccggagtactgtatgtctcccagtcatctaccTGTGAAGTTAAAGTCCACTGCTAGATTATAAACGTTTATTATTtctcttaagattaagacttttggtcatgtaataaagtactatgatactctattTCGCTATGACATTGCTTCAggtatacacttgtattgtGTATCAtttgtgtggaacttgatcctgacgcacatatgagatgtATTCGGTTCCATTTtcaaaactgggtgtgacaaaagtttggaactttttgcttcTATGTAACTTGCTCATATTTTTTTAGTTAAAAAACTAtattaaatcaaagtaactagttctggtgcttagcaaaataagaaattttaaccagagactacctttgagtagattatcatgttggaaaTGTTTGAGACATAGAAATTCTGTGGAACTGCGTGTAGAAATACatcttgattaatgtagatgtatcttgacttattttctatgctctGTATCTTGCACACTGAAACCTAAAAAATTTCCATtagactcaccataagtttaggagtactcagtaaaatgttgagcaccaaATTTTgtatggtttgttctgtataaatagatcttgatcctagcaatagctgtttaatgtatttttcatggTTAATCTGCTGGATGAAAATAGCTGGAAATTTTACAAtaagtttgtacttaagtaatgtgctctgcataaaaatgtCAACACCAGAAAATATCTCTACTAGTTGTTTTGTTTTTAATTCAtgcttacttttgaaaaatggccgtttatgaaatgacaaaacccctcacttacttaatgaagttagttaatctagatattgttcgataaatgactgcccaaggaaaagaaaatgaagtgctttacaacttaacttgagttttgttgaattacaactttatagaGAAATAGTTATTTttcttgtaccattaaaacaactcataaatatgcattcatatagaatcgatgaCTCTggccgacggaacctacgagctggttcCGGAGCCTAAAAGTCAGCAGTGTGAAGCTCGGATCAATCTAACTCATGTCATCAAAGActtgaaccaaagttcagaagagcCCAAGACTAgctttgctcaggaaggcaaacctcggagcataacccctactttaaacttatgcaacttttatttatatatggtattgtgcattaagtttgtaggagttgattaaaaccctagttgcatgattcTAAGTACCTATGATAAGAATACTAGTCTGTGTCAGttgctagattgccatgctaataggactccggtaaaagtcgagtgatttcctgtcactcatgAGATATTGGAGTTACTtgttttacttatgttggaatcataaggttgACGAACGGGGCTATGTTTCGATATATGCTCAATTAACTATTTCTACCATGCGTGATTTGAATAGTTGtttgatgctaaaacttgaaggtaaggactcactcttagatgctttttggccAAAACAACCCTTAgtcaaaagccttgcatgtctaggagtcggctaagtatataccactagtcagggaagccttgctgagttttagtatactcagtcttgcttgtggctttgttttcaggtgagatctttgaggatatggttgctagtttgacttggccgtgtactcttcctcctggttggttggtggaatgggatgcatCCCCAGCCAACGATGATAACGCTGAATGATGTTATGCAcaggcttcatcatgatatcttgtatcgttgttagaactatcgtttattttccgctgcaatATTAAACTCTGAAGGTACTTGTCTATGAATATTTTTGAAGttgatttgtaataataattcctgttgaactctgtgatgtaaaatttgtgcATTGTTGTCATCTCtaggctcaccttcgtgtgggttgtatgtatgcattgtttcgatcgaaattccaGTGGCTGCattgggatgttacccgacagactattGTTTTACTCCActttaagtgcgtgttagcccGGATTGCCGCTGTGGTGATGGTTAGCGCACTTAACTTGGATTAATTCAGGCAGTCTTGCTGcaggagatctccatctctgagttgATGAGCTTTCATGCGGCCGCAAAGACTTTCACAGATGGTTCTGGCACGCGTGATTTCACGGCGTACTCGATCACCtcttggtcgcagtcgtacgacttcttcaagtcaccgcgGAACATGAGTACGCctatcttgcctggcatcttgagtagttGGTAGATgtagtggggcacggccatgaatttgacCAAGGCTAGCCTgccgaggatggcatggtatgacaACTCGAAGTCAGCCACCTCGATCTTTATGTACTCTGTGCGGTAGTTGTCCttcatcccaaaggtgactAGCAGGACCACTgaaccgagtggtgtagccgcgtttcCCAGGATGATGCTGTAGAATGAAGCTCTACTAGGGGTAAGCATGTTGGATATgttcaggcccatcttcttcaaagtactcgcAAAGAGTAGGTTAgggccgctcccgccatcgatgagtacttgAGTCAACTATGAGCCTGCCATAACAGGATCTAGGACAAGCAGGAATTTTCCTAGCTCGGAGAAGCTGATCCACTGATCATCCCTagaaaaggagatcgggacctcatTGTATCTCAGAGGCTTTTGTATGGCGGGCTCGACAAAGAGGATTTCGCGTAGGGTCAGCTTCTGCATGCGCTTGGAGGTGAAGCCCGCATCTccaccaaagatgacgttgaagACATTCTTCGGGTCTTGGAAATATTGAGCccccaacttgtcaccctcgtcGTCATCCTCGTGATCCTTTCGCTTTCTGTCTTGAGGAAGGGGTGGAGCATTGAGGGACTTGCGGAGgctgacgcactcgaagagcaTATGCCAtgacttcgggtgcatcgggcattgtttgtgcaggACTTTCTCAAACTATGCTTGATTGCTCCCTGACATCTTGCCCCACGGACTGCACTTAACAGCCATGAattcttggtctggcttgcaTTTTTGGTGATTCCCCGAGTTGTTCTGCTGGCCCTTGTCGAAATGGTTGTTGCCGTTGCCCTGCTTGTCATTGTTGCGCTTAGGGAAGCGATCATTCTCCTTGTCCTCCTGGTccccaccgtgccatcatgtcacgtagctccacggcagtagtcGAGCGGTTGCATCCAAAATTGTGGTAggtgcttcgagaagaggctGTTCCGGAAGTAGCGGATGATGTCCTCGTCAgtaatgttggcgatggtggctctCATCTCGAAGAAACGGtgggtgtaggacctcagggtctcgttcaacACCTGCTTGACCTGGGACAAATCAAGATGAGTACCTGCTCGAatcatggatccttggaagttgtcgatgaaggcccgcttttggtcctcccaggagtcgatggagtttggtttaaggctttcaagccaagtgaggggtgCGGATTCTAAAGCTACCGCTTGAGGTCGTACTTGGCacgccagctgttggtgttttactgccacgcccactaagggatacccctgaggtggtgagtttgtaggtagggtgtcaccaagatcaagaactcaaaggtgcaaggaacacaaaatttagacaggttcgggccactgaGAGcgcaataccctacgtcctgtgtgtggtttgtattgccttaggtgttgacgTTGTGTCTTGGGCGATCCTCTATTTGGAGGGGGTTCCTgctcgcccttatatagtttgggaggACCGGGTTATATAGGAATCCTAGTTAGATacaagcttaggagtcctacccgagtacttttcgggtagtttccttttgttccgactagttctactacgatatgagtagttctactatgatataagtagttctactacactacgagtagttacaactggttttgggcgtgggccatgtcccatccattatcctgtaagatgtaggccatgtgcaCAATCCTGTGGGCTCGGGTCTGACAAAAGAGTTCACTAGGTACATAAACGGGACATTATGAATAAGTTATAGACTATATTTCGTACAGGGGTAAGTTATGATAGAAGATATGAATAAGGGTAATGTGACACACACAAAAGCCAATCTCAAGATAAAGAATAACGAATAAACCAATGGTTAGTAGGAGCATAGGCATACAAAGAATGTCCTAAAGCATCTATTCATCCATGCAAGGGTTACACAAGATACATGGTTAGCGATCAGAGCTAAGGCTAGGAAAAATCAGGGAGAATGTGTCGGTtttttaccagctgcccaccgaggggtatacctaaggtggtaagtttaggtgaggagacgccgagatcaggaacttgaaggtgcaaggaacacaagatttagacaggttcgggccgcgaggtgcgtaatacccaacgtcctgtatggtggtttgtattgccttgggtgttgatgttgtattttgaaggggtccctgccccccttatatatccgagaggacatggttacatgaatcctagtccaatactagccaaggaatcgtacctgAATACAACTCAACTAGTTTCCTTTTGCACGgactagtcctactctcatacgagtagagaacaacataaataagagataaaacaagccttatctcctaatcctgtttaaactacattatgtacacagccccatagtctcaggtctgacaagcccccgagctcttcgtagctgagtactgcaggcttctcgagtacttttcgaagtagtcttcggcttcttttgaagctccatcctGAAGTTCTTCTTCTAGTAtattcttggctgcatcgaagctatgaggcgctcatgccccgaattacttctttggtatggtgtgcgattgaaaagtCGCACTCCaaatggagtagcccccgagccttaggttgaagcggagaatcaggctgagggtcacattagtcttgaatcttccttacttacttttcaaataaattcgaaaaaataagtagtcgatgccacgtatcccacagcccccgagccttgaatccaaatctcacagatttgaaaataaggatccaaaggtcgtggcatgcagtgagaaaatgttcccatgataaataactggtgtgatgatgcaactcgtggcgagcggatctaaAAATGGCGCCCAAAAGATCCAATGAGaaagatgggaaggggaaggagtcgcagccTTCGTCTGGGgaatggactcacagtaagtgctccaacaatgatCTCATAAACTTGattctgagggtttgcttcaagaaaaaagtcttgtcaactggcgcccctctttttgcGAACCtcttcctatggaaaatgtagatgaaatcgtcacattttaccattttgccaaatggggtttggccctcccctcttgctctttcttccgaggcaTTCtctatttctacgggcttgtgctccatcacctcaacccgaattcaatTTGTCacattgccatcttcatccatttgtgcaaagctttccttggaattgaaccctaCTAGGATCTTTTCCACTTCCTTTTCCAagtaaagccgcaacccactGCCAAAACTCCATCCatcgtagggggcgccggcatccagcttagacaacaagccggtgataggtacatttcctacaagttcccctccaatattcctggatggaaaaaccattggttctacatcgggaACCATGTCCCCAAGCTCCCCGAGAAATCCGGAaaaccccctgtcgtgaggccagagtggaacaccgaaccctcaagaggagacctggaccaagttgacgagttgctagccatcatagccgctcataaagaaataggagtgaccggagcgTCTGTGATATTTTCTTTCTTAaaacgccggatccagccaatccaacaacgccacacacTAGGCTTCaagtacataggcgctgaagatccctctcggatgtgcgcagaggagttgaCTGATGACGCCGCGCTCATCcaggtcaagcgagtgctgctggacgtgaacgcagttccctacatcctgcagttgttttctgcgcaaaatcctccaaaatcGGTAAGTATTCAACTACTTTTTTAGAACAAGctctgctgttctgccactgctaactaaaaatcttctgcagggacacacagcgGAGCTATccgccacaacccgacatcccccaactagaccaccttcttcccagcacTGCGGCagaagcaaagagggctcaAGCATCCAAAGCTCAACCAAGCGACAAAACAACCGAAAgcgagagccccctggcggaaaagGAAACTAAAGTGAAggcgagaaggaacaactcccccggaccatccgtggagttggctgaaactctgcctttgg from Panicum hallii strain FIL2 chromosome 3, PHallii_v3.1, whole genome shotgun sequence encodes:
- the LOC112885422 gene encoding uncharacterized protein LOC112885422, with protein sequence MGLNISNMLTPSRASFYSIILGNAATPLGSVVLLVTFGMKDNYRTEYIKIEVADFELSYHAILGRLALVKFMAVPHYIYQLLKMPGKIGVLMFRGDLKKSYDCDQEVIEYAVKSRVPEPSVKVFAAA